AAGATGCGCCGCTCGCGCGGAGCGATCTCTTCTGCGTACACTCCATACATCCGGGCCAGACCGTATTCAAGGTCGCGTTCGACGACCAGGCTGATGCGCTTCGCGAACCGGGGAAGGTGCGGAGCAAGAAAGCGAGCGATTGATTTCAAGTCTTCGGCACTAAGTTTGGAGAAATCGCACCGCCGGTAGTCAAAGATCGAATCCATGCCGTCGACGTAGTCGGGGTGTGCGAGCAGGGCCTCGATAGCGCTTTCAATTTCAGGAACGCTCGATGCTTCACCGACATCGACCACCGCTATCGCTGACTCGAGGTCTATTTGAATATCCATACCTGCGGAAACGCGCCTTTCAATTGGATCGATTCAGGTAACAACTTCGCCTGCAATCATGATTATAGTCCAGTTCCAGAACAACATCGGCGGTTTCAGGGAGGGCGACCAGGTTTTCTCTCGTCAAGCGCTCATAATGCTGCATAAAGCGGGCTACCTGTTCGCTGCCCATAATACCTTCGTCATCGGTGGGTGTAATCACGGCAAGTTTCCGTTCTTGCTCGAGACGCCAGCGGTATACGGCGCCCAGATTCGGTGCGCGTAAAAAAATCAGCGCGTCCAGTTGCACGAACAAATCGGCATAACTTCCATGGAGTTGGTCATTGACATAGCGACGCCATTCCCCAGACGTGTCTTCCTGGCGCTCCAGCAGATTGACCGGCTGGGATAAGGCGTCGTTCGATTGTGGTTTGCCGCCGACGCACCAGCCTTCGAGAATGATCAGATCGACCGGTCCGGTGACAACGGGCCAGGCATCAGGGTTCGCGCGATCGTCCCGCGCCTTGTCGAAGCGCGGCAACGATAAGCTGGTTTCTGCATCAAGATTTCTGAGTTTCTCAACGCAGGCTGCAAGCATTGTCATATCATGAGTACCGGGAACGCCCCGGGTTGCCAGCAATGGGTGAATACGCTTGCCTAATTCTCCGCGCTCTGCCTTGGTCAGATAAAAGTCATCGATCGACAAGACCGCCACGCGCCAGCCGGCATTCGATTCAAGCGCGAGTCGCAGGAAGGCCGCGAGCGTCGATTTTCCAGTGCCCTGTGCTCCATTGATTCCAAGAAACAGTGTCTTCCGAGGCCGGTGCTGTTGTATCACCCACCTCGCCAGGGGTGAATAGTGTGCGTCGATCAAGTCGCGAAACTTATCGGGTAGTCGATGCTCGGCAATAAATTTCTTCTGTTGCTGATTCGTCAGCACGCGGAAAACAGCTCTTTTCAATTCTCGGCCTCGGCCAGGCGAAGGCGCTCGCGCATCTCGTCGATGCGCCCTGTCATGTCGGCAATAATTTGCCTGAACTCGGGTGTATCGTGTAACGAGACCAGGTTTGGATCCAGTTCGGTATACCACGCATGGATCCATCCGGCATTGACTGCCTGCCGAAGAGCGGTCAGGGACTGATCCGGGTCTCCCTCGATCGCGTGGATCGAAGCGAGAAGATAATAGATGCCCGCTGGTACGCGCTCGCGCTCTATTTCCTTGCTGACCAACGCGCGAAGTTGCTCGAGTAGCCCACGAGCCCGAACCACGTTGTTGTCTTTCAGGTATAGGTGCGCTGCGCTCACCACAGGCAAGACTGCAGATGCAAGTGCGCCAGGGACGTTCATGGCTTCGATGATTTCAGGTCCACAGCATTCCGCTGCAGACACATCTGCATTGCTTTTCGTGGCCAGCGTATGTACTTGTTCGTATGCGCGCAGGGCATGCGAGTCATGGCCGATGACCATTTCATAAAGCGCGATGCGGGCGAGCCGCCCGGGGTGGTCGAGTTCTTCTTCCGCCCACGTGTGGAGCACCGTTCCAGCTAGGTCGTAGTCGCGCCGTGCAATCGATGAACCCGCGCGCTCGTGCATCAGTACCCAGGCAGGGGGTTTCGATTCAGCGAGACGCTCTACCCAGCGGTCCGCCGCTGCATGATCGTTCAGTGAGCGATAGCACGAGACGAGTAATTTGAGAGCGGACCAGTCCGCATCAGGACCTCTTCGATCGGCGTACTCCCTGAGCAGCAACACGGCACGATCCAGTTTTCCGGATTCTATGAGGTTGATGGAAAATACCAGATAGGCCAGATGAAAATCCGGATCGATGCCGATGGCCCTGCGAAAGTGCTCTTCAGCGGTCGCTTGGTCGGCACCTGCATAGTACTTGCCCAGGTTCATCTGGATGAGTGGCGATTGCGGATCCAGCTCGGCCGCCATTTTCACCATCGTTACGGCCTCCTCATCACGCTCCATGCGCTGCAGCGTGGACCCATACCATTGGTATGCCATCGCATAGTTGGGATTTAGCTCGATGGCACGCAGGAACGCTGCTTCGGCTCTTTCCCAGTCCTCGTGCGACAAACGAGCCAGACCCATCGCAGCCCACACTTCTGCTTCCTGATCGTCAATAGCCAGCGCCTCCCTGGCGGCGGCTTGAGCCAGAGTTTTGAAATCCTGACCCGAGTACGAGGTCAGTAGGCTATAGGCCATGGCCAGGCCGGCATAGGCGCGAGTAAAATCCAGGTCGATCTCGATCGCCTGTTTGAAATGGGCGATCGATTGCTCCAGGTCGTCTGTCGTGCGATAGCGCTGGTAATACCGGCCCAGCAAATAGAACTCAAAGGCATCGATGTCCGCAGTGGCAGCCTCCAGGCCTTCGATGAAGCGGTCGCTGAGTGGCGGCGTCTGAAATACCTGGGCCACCGCCAATGCAATGTCCCGCTGGATGGCAATCAGATCCGTCGCGTCGCGATCAAAGGATTTCGACCAAAGATGAAAGCCGTCACTGACGCTGACCAATTGGGCTGTAATGTGTATGCGGCCGCCGAGCTTGCGCACGCTGCCTTCGAGCACCGTGTCAACATTAAGCTTTTCGCCAATGGTCTGGATGTCGACATCCTTGTCCGCGAAGCGGAACGCCGACGTGCGCGCGGCAACTTTCAAACCCGGGACGTTCGATAGCGCATGGATCAACTCTTCGGAAATGCCGTCGCCCAGGAATTTCTGGCTTTGATCGTCGCTCATATCGACGAAGGGCAGGACCGCGATGGATTTGGGCACGATCTTTGCCGATGATGACTCCTGCTTGTCTTGCTGTTGCCAGGCCATAAAAGTCGCACCGACAAGCAAAACCGCGATTGTAAGCGCGGTGGCGAAGCCCGGCCGTCGGCGCCACACAGGTATCGATTCATTCTGCTCCTCGCCATGCAGAAACTCGACCGGTGCCAGGAGCCGATAGCCCTTCCTTGGAATGGTCTCGATATAGCGAGCGTGGTGGGGGTCGTCTTCCAGGACGGTGCGCAACCGGTGAATCCGCTGGTAAACCGCATCGTCCCCGACCACGCGCTCGTTCCACACGGCTGCGGTCAGTTCGTTGCCTGAGATCACCTGACCGGCTCGGCGGGCCAGGTAAACCAGCACTGCCATGGCCTTCGGCTCGATCGTGACGCTGTTGCCATTGCGCTCGAGGCGGTCGAGCGCGGGCGTCACCGTCCATTGACCGACGGTGAACTGATTCGCTTTGGCGCTTTGAACCATCACAAGCCCTCTTGCCCCATCTTCACAGTATAGACCCTCAGTCGACTCGTAAGTCATTGATTATGTGATATCAATTGGTCTGCTCCAGCGGTCCAGATTGCCAGGTCGATCAGCCTGTCAGACAAATTTAAGAAAAATTTAAGGTTTCCTTAAGGACTTCTTGACCTCACACGCAGTATTAAAGGGTGGACGGAATCCGCGCTCCTTCGCCGGCATCCATTAGGTGTTGCCGGAAGGTCAAGGGAATGAACGTTCGAAATCCGTCACGGCTGCCGATTTTTCTTGTAATGAGGGGTGAACTCCATGATCCACACAGATACGAAAATATTGAGCCTGGCTGCAGCGTTGTTGCTGTGTTTTGGCACCTACGCCCTGGCCGCTCCGCCGGAGGGTAAGGGCAAGCCTCCCAAGGGCAACCAGCCGGTTGATGCCACCGCGGAGTTTAGCGGAGACATCATGTCTAGTGGACTTGTGGACGGGCGCCTGCAGGGGGAACTTGTCGATAACGGCGGCTTCGACACGATGAAAGGGCAATTACTCAGCGGTGAGGAGATTACCATTGGCGGTGATGCCGGTGGGGCTCTCCAGTATTTTGCAGGTATTCCTCCAGATGTTCTTCCAGCGGATCCACCGGTTCTTCCAGCGGCCGGTGTAGATGTCCAGTATCGAATGGTCACTTTTGACGTGGATAGCGGAGTCACCTGGACAATCCGTCTCGATCGCGACAAGGAGCCCCCGAATCGGGTGCAGTTCAAAATGAGATGGCTCAACGTAGATGGATTCGAACGCCATCTGCGGATCGGCTGGGTGGTCCAGGCCTACGAAGATGAAATATACCCGCTGCCCGACAGTGAATACGGAGAGGTTGCCGATGGCGATACTTCGCTGGAATCCGCGACGGTTACGTTCGACGCGGATTTCTTCAGGATCGATGGGGACGTTGTAGTACCCAGCAAAGGGAAGAAGACGAAGACCGAGCAAGAGGTCTTCTCGCAATACGGCGAGTTATACGATGCCACCGTTGCACCTTGGTGCGCAATGGGAGGAACTTTGGGAGAATTATTAGATCCAGATTCCAGCGAAACCATTTACCCTTGTCGAGAATCGACCACGATTCAGACAGCCTTGGTTACTACTGACTAACCGATTGTTGCGCCGGGCACACCGAAAGCATGCCGAACGCGCACCGGTGTTGCTGCGCGCGCGCCCGGTGGTCTTGAGGTCCTTCGGGGAGTCTTCTGTGGCTTC
This region of Pseudomonadota bacterium genomic DNA includes:
- a CDS encoding kinase, whose protein sequence is MTNQQQKKFIAEHRLPDKFRDLIDAHYSPLARWVIQQHRPRKTLFLGINGAQGTGKSTLAAFLRLALESNAGWRVAVLSIDDFYLTKAERGELGKRIHPLLATRGVPGTHDMTMLAACVEKLRNLDAETSLSLPRFDKARDDRANPDAWPVVTGPVDLIILEGWCVGGKPQSNDALSQPVNLLERQEDTSGEWRRYVNDQLHGSYADLFVQLDALIFLRAPNLGAVYRWRLEQERKLAVITPTDDEGIMGSEQVARFMQHYERLTRENLVALPETADVVLELDYNHDCRRSCYLNRSN
- a CDS encoding winged helix-turn-helix domain-containing protein, with the protein product MVQSAKANQFTVGQWTVTPALDRLERNGNSVTIEPKAMAVLVYLARRAGQVISGNELTAAVWNERVVGDDAVYQRIHRLRTVLEDDPHHARYIETIPRKGYRLLAPVEFLHGEEQNESIPVWRRRPGFATALTIAVLLVGATFMAWQQQDKQESSSAKIVPKSIAVLPFVDMSDDQSQKFLGDGISEELIHALSNVPGLKVAARTSAFRFADKDVDIQTIGEKLNVDTVLEGSVRKLGGRIHITAQLVSVSDGFHLWSKSFDRDATDLIAIQRDIALAVAQVFQTPPLSDRFIEGLEAATADIDAFEFYLLGRYYQRYRTTDDLEQSIAHFKQAIEIDLDFTRAYAGLAMAYSLLTSYSGQDFKTLAQAAAREALAIDDQEAEVWAAMGLARLSHEDWERAEAAFLRAIELNPNYAMAYQWYGSTLQRMERDEEAVTMVKMAAELDPQSPLIQMNLGKYYAGADQATAEEHFRRAIGIDPDFHLAYLVFSINLIESGKLDRAVLLLREYADRRGPDADWSALKLLVSCYRSLNDHAAADRWVERLAESKPPAWVLMHERAGSSIARRDYDLAGTVLHTWAEEELDHPGRLARIALYEMVIGHDSHALRAYEQVHTLATKSNADVSAAECCGPEIIEAMNVPGALASAVLPVVSAAHLYLKDNNVVRARGLLEQLRALVSKEIERERVPAGIYYLLASIHAIEGDPDQSLTALRQAVNAGWIHAWYTELDPNLVSLHDTPEFRQIIADMTGRIDEMRERLRLAEAEN